From Anolis carolinensis isolate JA03-04 unplaced genomic scaffold, rAnoCar3.1.pri scaffold_8, whole genome shotgun sequence, a single genomic window includes:
- the btg4 gene encoding protein BTG4 — MKDEIAVTVFFIMRLVKRHNKLSRQQVEVFASKLMTVLVEKYKNHWYPDNPSKGQAYRCIRINRFSPTDPLLVQACAESYIDFNSLGLPKEMTIWVDPFNVSCRYGENNPPFTVAQFEANEEGHTISQRIRQAVDKASDSGSNPSSDEEGSISEPKSIPTVSNPNSVYQCGEPFQAWSQYARRKAQAPDGVLQNPAGSYYFQYKAYRACRPLGPFAGPRVDRYHWVNGNR; from the exons ATGAAAGACGAAATTGCTGTCACCGTGTTTTTTATCATGCGCCTGGTGAAGAGGCACAACAAGCTGAGCAGGCAGCAGGTGGAGGTCTTTGCGTCCAAGCTGATGACGGTCCTGGTTGAGAAGTACAAGAACCATTGGTATCCTGACAACCCGTCAAAAGGACAAGCCTATCG GTGCATCCGGATCAACAGATTCTCGCCAACAGATCCCTTACTGGTTCAGGCCTGTGCAGAGAGCTATATAGATTTCAACAGCCTTGGCCTTCCAAAGGAGATGACCATCTGGGTCGACCCGTTCAATGTATCCTGCAG ATATGGCGAGAACAACCCGCCGTTCACAGTAGCTCAGTTTGAAGCGAACGAAGAGGGTCACACCATCTCTCAGCGCATCCGGCAGGCGGTGGACAAGGCCTCTGACTCCGGATCGAACCCCTCTTCCGACGAGGAAGGCTCCATCTCGGAGCCCAAGAGCATCCCGACTGTTAGTAACCCCAACAGCGTCTACCAG TGCGGCGAACCCTTCCAAGCCTGGTCCCAATACGCTCGCCGGAAAGCCCAGGCCCCTGACGGCGTCCTCCAGAATCCTGCCGGCTCTTACTACTTTCAGTACAAGGCTTACAGGGCTTGCCGGCCGCTGGGCCCTTTCGCTGGCCCACGCGTGGACCGGTACCACTGGGTTAATGGCAACCGGTAA